A region from the Sebastes umbrosus isolate fSebUmb1 chromosome 18, fSebUmb1.pri, whole genome shotgun sequence genome encodes:
- the LOC119477501 gene encoding cholesterol 24-hydroxylase-like, translating to MSFFHVILSWAAVSLLCLIVILFLGYCLYIQYIHMKYDHIPGPPRDGFLFGHITTILKIMSNDGVIYDKFLQWSETHGSVCRINAFHYVSFLVTCPEGTKEILMSAKYPKDKFFYKKLFNLFGQRFLGNGLVTAQDHEQWYKQRRMMDPAFSSLYLRGLMGTFNERAEKLTAKLADAADNQTDVTMLQLFNFVTLDVIAKVAFGVDLNLLKGSPFPKAIETCLKGMIYYARDRFFEWNPKNWTFVKEVREACRLLRTTGAEWINNRKAAMQNGDDVPKDILTQIIKSAGKEKSVTKEDEELMLDNFVTFFIAGQETTANQLAFCIMELGRHPDILEKVKKEVDDVIGMKREISYDDLGELIYLSQVLKETLRLYPPAPGTSRDILEDIVIDGIRIPGGTSCFFSSYSVGRMEKFFKDPLTFDPDRFHPDAPKPYYCYYPFALGPRSCLGQNFAQMEAKVIMAKLIQRFDFTLVPGQTFDLRDNGTIRPKSGVVCSVRHRNHKK from the exons atgtcatttttccaTGTGATTTTGAGCTGGGctgctgtctctctgctctgtctgaTTGTCATCTTGTTTCTCGGTTACTGCTTATACATCCAATACATTCATATGAAATATGACCACATACCTGGGCCACCGAGAGACGG ATTCCTCTTCGGACATATAACGACGATTCTGAAGATAATGAGCAACGACGGAGTCATATACGACAAGTTCCTGCAATG GTCGGAGACTCATGGGTCTGTTTGCAGGATAAATGCTTTTCATTATGTTTCTTTCCTTGTGACCTGTCCAGAGGGAACCAAG GAGATCCTGATGTCCGCAAAGTATCCAAAAGATAAATTCTTCTACAAGAAACTCTTCAACCTGTTTGGTCAAAG GTTCCTAGGTAATGGCCTGGTAACAGCACAGGACCATGAACAGTGGTATAAACAGCGCCGGATGATGGACCCTGCGTTCAGCAGCTT GTATTTGAGGGGTCTAATGGGCACCTTCAATGAGAGGGCAGAGAAACTGACGGCTAAACTTGCAGATGCTGCTGATAACCAAACGGATGTCACGATGCTCCAACTATTCAACTTTGTTACCCTTGATGTTATTGCTAAG GTTGCTTTTGGTGTGGATTTAAACCTGCTGAAAGGTTCACCTTTCCCTAAAGCCATCGAGACATGTCTGAAAGGGATGATCTACTATGCCAGAGACCGCTTTTTTGAG TGGAACCCGAAGAACTGGACATTCGTTAAAGAAGTAAGGGAAGCTTGCCGCCTGCTGCGCACGACTGGAGCTGAATGGATTAATAACAGAAAGGCTGCCATGCAAAATGGCGATGACGTTCCAAAGGACATCCTCACACAGATCATCAAATCAGCTGGCAAAG AAAAAAGCGTGACGAAAGAAGACGAAGAGTTGATGTTGGACAATTTCGTGACATTTTTCATTGCGG GGCAAGAAACAACCGCTAATCAACTGGCTTTTTGCATCATGGAACTTGGAAGACATCCCGATATACTGGAGAA AGTGAAGAAAGAGGTGGATGATGTCATTGGGATGAAACGGGAAATCAGTTATGACGATCTGGGGGAACTGATCTACCTCTCACAG GTGCTGAAAGAGACTCTGAGGCTTTACCCGCCAGCTCCAGGCACATCTCGGGATATACTGGAAGACATTGTCATTGACGGTATCCGCATACCCGGAGGAACCTCATGTTTC TTCAGCAGCTATTCAGTTGGGAGAATGGAGAAATTCTTCAAGGACCCGCTGACATTTGATCCAGACAGATTTCACCCAGATGCTCCCAA GCCTTATTACTGCTACTACCCCTTTGCCCTCGGCCCACGCTCATGCCTGGGACAAAACTTCGCTCAG ATGGAGGCCAAAGTGATCATGGCCAAGCTGATCCAGAGGTTCGACTTCACCCTTGTGCCGGGACAGACCTTTGACCTGCGAGACAATGGCACAATCAGGCCGAAGAGTGGAGTGGTGTGCTCTGTCAGACACAGGAATCACAAGAAATAA